In a genomic window of Gigantopelta aegis isolate Gae_Host chromosome 9, Gae_host_genome, whole genome shotgun sequence:
- the LOC121381050 gene encoding uncharacterized protein LOC121381050, producing MKPWLKWLTLYLHGIVMLRLAEGTLKCQCNTQDCQMEGKTTCNAEQYCYVEFFKDMFTRGCINDRTPLLCENRKPKNLNAPWPSMYCCKDSNFCNRNVLPTLPIQSVPVDPVTPKAEFEKDGDKTKCPYTEDIPSYRAKSEGAKIINPIYIAVPVAGVCVLLALIIFAMYLLRRRNDNFQGYHYHEHLPALQKQCNGKKPVTTCSSCGRVNRCTDSERSSSGSETKLFLQV from the exons ATGAAACCCTGGCTGAAGTGGCTGACGCTGTATCTTCACGGCATCGTGATGCTACGACTCGCAGAAG GAACTCTGAAATGCCAGTGCAACACCCAAGACTGCCAGATGGAGGGAAAGACCACGTGCAATGCAGAACAATACTGTTACGTGGAGTTCTTCAAGGATATGTTCACGCGAGGCTGCATCAACGACCGAACTCCACTCCTGTGTGAAAACCGAAAACCAAAGAACCTGAACGCCCCCTGGCCCAGCATGTACTGCTGCAAGGACAGTAACTTCTGTAACAGAAACGTTTTACCCACCTTACCCATACAGTCAG TTCCTGTGGATCCGGTGACACCAAAAGCAGAATTCGAAAAAGACGGAGATAAAACCAAATGTCCGTACACGGAAGATATTCCCTCATACCGAGCGAAGTCGGAGGGGGCTAAAATAATCAACCCAATTTACATTGCCGTGCCCGTGGCGGGCGTGTGTGTCTTGTTAGCTCTCATAATATTCGCCATGTATCTGCTGAGGCGGAGAAACGACAATTTTCAGGGATACCATTACCACGAACACCTCCCAGCATTACAGAAACAATGTAACGGGAAGAAACCCGTTACGACGTGTAGCAGTTGCGGTAGAGTGAACCGCTGCACGGACAGCGAACGATCGTCTTCAGGGAGCGAGactaaattgtttttacaaGTCTGA